The sequence below is a genomic window from Natrinema salifodinae.
GCAGTCCTGCCCTTAGACTTCGATATCAAGTCTGCACATGCATTTCATCGTGCAGACATTCCTAATTATGGAAATGCTGTATCTGGTGGGGATGTTGCTAAAGTAATTGGTTATCCAAACTTACTAACTGATTTCCATTACCTTCCAATAATGCGAGATGCTTTGATTTCCAGCCCCTATCAAGTAGCTTATCATGATTCACCGTATTTCTTCATTGATTCAAGGTTACATAATGGTATGAGTGGAAGCCCTGTTATTCACATTCCAGATTATTATGAACTAAATGATGTAGAATCGGACCTTAAAATCTCAGATGAGGAAGAAGAATTGATAGATTCTCTCCGAGTCACTGGTCCAGCAAAACGGCAGAGTCCGACATTATTGGGGATCCATTCTGATGAGGAATTTGAAACAGAAAGTCGACTCTCTCTTGATGATATTAGGGACAAGATCACAGATGACAATAGTGAACCAGGTCTAGAAGATTATCTTGAGGAACTTGATAACCGACTAATGAGTGTGGAGCAAGATTCGGGGCTAAACCGAGTTTGGCACGCAAATCTGTTGGACGATATAATACGAAACTGCGATAATGAGGATGTGGGCACTGTCTAGTTAAGCACCTCCGCTGGCGTCTGTCCGTTGAGTGACTGGTGTGGTCGTTGTATGTTATAATAGTGTCCAAATTGTTCAAGCCATTCGCGGACGCTCGCCCGACTGCCCACCCACGAGTTATGGAAGCGGTCAACTCGCATTTTGAAGGTATGAAACCACTTTTCAATCAGGTTTCGATCACCGTAGTCGAGCTGACCGCTCAACCCTAACCGAGAGAGGGCAGTCAGATATCCATAGCCATCGACGAGAAATACGGTATCGGAGAGATCGTGTTTCTTGGTCAATCGATGCAGGAACGCAGCGGCTGGATCGGTACCTCGTCGTCCAAACACTGTGACATCGAGAACGAGCCGAGAGTCTATGTCTATTGCAGCGTACACCCAAGACCAGTCGCCGTTAATCTTGACAGCGGTTTCATCAATGGCGACCCGCGACGGCTTCGCCGTCCTCAGAACGCTTCGCGTTCTGATGGGCCGCACGAGAGCTTCGCTCTCGTGGACGTCAGCGGGTCTTGTACGCTGTCAGCCAGCCGATGTACCCAGTGCCAGATTGCTTGATGAGAGCGTTTGACGCCGATCAAGCGAAGAATTGCTTGTGTCTCTCGAAGCGAACAGCCGGTCGCGTGGAGGCGGACGGCGAACACCCTGACGGGCGTCGCCGTCCGCTCACGCTCCCAAGCTTCATCAAATTCCGTCGCGTAGCACTCGCTGAGCAGGTCTGCGAGCGTCATAGCCAAACTAGCTCTACGACCTGCTCGCTTCTCAAACCGCGCTAACTAGACGGTGCCATCTCTCACATTGCCCTCTTCATCGACCAATCCAAGCGCCCGAAGCTCGCTCTTCGGGAGCACAACACCGCCCGACGTACGACCAACTTGTACCAACTGATGGATCGGCATGGCTACGTTCCTAACTGGTGCTGAATCTGTTTAATCATTAATCTCACCAGTACGAGACTATGATATTCTCGACCGCTATCACTCGCTCGAGAGTCCCATCAAAACATGGGTGCAGACAACCCGCCACCGACCAACGAAAAGCCTATCGATGAGGTCTACCACGACCGAAATCTCCTCGCGATCGCCTTTGCGAGAGCGATCCGACTCACCTGGGACCCGAACACTGCGGGCTGGTACTGGCACGACGAGTGGCCGGTCGTCTGTGTCGATATCCCGACTGGCCAGAAATCGTGGCACGTCACGCCCGACCTCAAGGATGTCCTCGAGCGCTCACCACTCGACGAGAGCGAACCGACCGGCGGCTACGATGGCCACTCGCGGACGCTCAAGAACTGCCGGCTTGCCCGCTATATCACCCGATCCTACTGATGACGGAGCGGATCGAGTTCGGATCGAAAGCGGCGGCCGACAGTTTCCGCGACGAGTACGCGGACCACCTCTGCAGTGACGACGACCGACGGCTCAAGACCGTCGCGATCTCCTCGAGCGCTCCCGACCACGTCCTCGAAACGGCGACGATCGAGGCCGCGGCCGGACGATCCGAACGTGGCGGCCGCGGCGGCCAGGCCGAGATGACCGATCACGAACGCGAGTCGATCGACTTCTCTCGAACCTCGGTGCCCCACGCCAGGAGCGTGAAGGGACTGATGATCGAGCAGGGCGTCGACGACTGGCTCGCGTACTACGACCACACACTCAGCGTCGACGAACACCGCGAAGTGGCAAAGCGAGCGACTCGCGACGAACGCGGTGACCGTCTCGACGCCGACACCAACGTCGACGATCGTCTCGCCGACCTCGAGGGTGCACAGGGCGAGCAGTGCGGCCACGCTCGCGACCACTGCGAGGACGGCGAAGACGAGGCCTGCGAGTTTCTCGTCGAGGCGTGCGGCTTCGATGAAGACGACGTCGAGGCACTCGTCGCCGAAGCCCAGGCAGACGACCCGCCAGGCGAACTGTACGGCGCAAAGAACCTCCTCTGGCGACGCTACCAGATCGCCGTTGCGGAGGCAAAGGAGGCCGCGGCGGCGATCAACGAGATGAACGACCTTCTCGGGGAGTCAGCGACGGCGTTCCGCGAGCTGGGCGATCGCAAACTGACGAAAGACGACATCGACTGGTAACCACATGACCTACTTCTGCCCCGTTGAGGGGTGCGACAAGCACGCAGACGAATGGAGCGATGAGCAACCGCCCTTTGCCTCGAGGGAGGCGGTCAGGAGCCACATCAATGCGAAGAGTGGCGACGACCACCAGCGAGCAAGGGACCAAGGGGCCTGGAAGGCGGCCCCGACCAGCAGCGAAGGCGCAGACGGCGGCGAGGTCGAGAGCAGCGACGAGCAGCAGCCCAAAGCAACCGAGAGCAGCAACGACCAGCAAACCGAGCAGACAGAAAGCGGCGACGAAGGGGGTGACAGCAGCCCCTCGAGCAACGACACGACTACAAGAGCAGCGACAAGCCGGATCTTGATCGCCAGTACCCAAGTTCAAGCAGAACGGTGAGACCGACCGCAGGGGCGCTGTCGAATTACTCAGTAATAGGTTCAACACCTCGCCAGCGGGAAGGGAGGACTCGCTAAAAATTGGATGGGCGACGGTTATTCGATCTCGATCGACCACTCGCCGTCAGATTTGATCTCTACGTAGCCGATCTCTTCGTACTCGAACTGAGACGGGTTGGTGATGCTGCCTTCGTTGAACACGAATTGGCGGGAATCACCCGTCGACGAGAGGATGTTGACGCTAATACTTTCTCCATCGAAGTCGCCGGATGGCTGGTAGGTGCCGTCGAATTCGAACGGACCGCGGACTTCGTTTCCGCTGCCGCTGATGGAGAGCGGCGGACGTTCGCCGCCCGTATCACGCGGCTGCTGGATGGTTACGTCCCAGTCACCATCGGCGACAACGCTGAGTACGTATGACCCGTCGTCGATATTTCGAGCCGTCTGCCCGGTATACGCTCCCGACGAGTCGGCAAACAGCGTGCCGGATCCGTCTTCGGGGACGAGGCGGACTCCAAACTCATCCTCGCCCTCGTGCGTAGCGTCGACGATGGTCAGGCCGCCTTCAATGGGGACATCTTCGATAACGTCGTCTCCGCTTCCGGAGAATTCTTGATCAGCAGGCTCGTCCACGGGTTCGTCTTCTTCCTCGGCTGTCTCGTCTTCATCGCCATTTGAAGCGTCCTCATCGTCAGCTGCCTCGTTCGAGCAGCCAGCGAGTGGGATAGTGAAGCCTCCCAGTGCGACTAATTGCACGACGCGTCTTCGGTTCATCCGAATACGTTCGTACAATTAGTGTCAATTTAAAAATTGAGTGTGGTTACAGGAATTGAAGAAAGTAGTGTATCAGCGATAGCGTACGGGTCGTCTCCGGCCCGAAGAGCGCGATTCACGACCGATAGCGAGACCGGGATCACCATCAGCAGAACGAGCGCCAGGCCGGCGCGGTCACGCACGTGCTGCGGGGCGTTCGAGTAGTCGTATCGATACTTCGAGCGCGGTACTCTCAGTCTGGCCACCACGTCGATTGCACGCCGTCCCTGGTCGATCGAGTCGTTTCGAAGGTCGGCTACGAGGTCGACGCAGTAATTCCGGTGGTATAGTGACCGAGAGATCCATTCAGCGGCCAGCCGACGTTCGGTCGCGACGAGCACACAATTTCGAGAGCGCTCCCTATATACGTTCTATCTCGTGTACGCATTCGACAATCACGCATAGGCTTTTCTATGCTGCCAAAATTCGTTCGGATAGAAATGGCCGGTAGCGATATCCTGAGACGGAAATATTTGAAATTAGCCGCGGTCAGCGGCGGCTCCGCGGCCGTCGCAGGCTGCGGGGGTTTTTTCGAAGATTCGACGGACGGGCCGGAGACGAACGCTGAACCGTCCGCGGGCGAGATCCCCGAACTACGGATGGAGACCGCCGACTTCGCATCCGTGCGCCAGTTCGACAACGAGAACTACGCGCAGCTACACGCCTCTCGGAAGCGACGGGCGATCGAGATCCTTCTGACGGACCCGGCGGTTAACGACCTCGTTAGCGACTGGATCGCGAGCTTCGAGGCGTACGAGGTCATGACAAACCACTTGGAGACGATCAGCCTGCAGGGGCCGACCTCGCTGTCCATCGAGGAACGGGGCTTCCCCGACGGTGACACGGCCGAATTCGAGATCACGGCGGAAAATCGGCAAACCGTCTACGGATTGATCGACCGCCACCGCGACGAAATCGTCGCTCTCGAAATCACCGAGCCCCAAGACGTTGGCTGGACGAAAACGCAAAACGCCTACGAGATGGCGATCGGACAACTGATCCACGAGACCGAGCCGGTCCGAGACGCCTTCGGGGACATGTCCGAGCGAGAGTGGTACCCCTCCTGGAAGGGTTCGGGCGGAGGATTTACCGGTCTCGGCCAGGCGGACCTGCGCCACGGCAACGGAGCGACCACGGTGATGTACGTAAAAGACGACGGGGCGGTTCGGATCATCAACGCGTTCGTCGACGGCTCCGATCCGGAGAATCCGGAGATCATCTCCGTGTCCATCCTCAATAACGCCGTGGAGTATCCGCCCACCGAGATCGCCGAAACGATCGAACCAGCCGCCAATTCGGTGGTGGACTCCCTCCCGGACGTTCCGCCCGAACACCGCCCCTACTACACGGCGAACGATGGCTATCACCGGATCGAACCGCCAGACGAGTCCTTCGATCAGGACGACTGGACCATCGAGTGGGAGCCCGCCAACTATCAGGGCGTGACCCTCTCGGCGTCGTACCGTGACAGCCCGGTCTTCGAAGCGATGAACGCGCCGATCACGCTCACGGGCTACTACTTGCCGCCGCGAGAGGGGCGGAACACGTTCGACTGGTACTTTCCGGACGGGGACACGGTGTTCAACGGCGATCTCTTCTTCTGGGACGTTCACGGACGGGCCACCGGCGGACCGGGACTGATCGGAAAGCTCGACTTCCCGGCCCGCGGCGCCACTCCGAGCGGGTTCCAGCTGAAGAGCCACTTTCACACCGGCGCGGTCGGACGAGGGAGCGTCGATTTTCACACCGGATTCCGTTTCGGTCCCTACAACTACGATATCGCCTACGAGTTCTACGAGGACGGCGTCTTCTCTCCGATCTTCCGGCGGACCGGTCCGGGCTACGTCAACCTGTTCGTCCAGAAGATTCGCGAGAACGCCGACACGTACGGGGAATCCGGCTCCTACGAGGAGCCTGTCGTCCAACACTACACCGCGACCCAGGCGATCGACGTGACGCCTGGTACCGAGGACGGTGTGGCGGTCGAACTCTTCGACGGTGACGAGTGGACGACGCCCGAGGAGGAGTTCTACCTCGAAGCCGAAGCGGGAATGATCGCCCGGTTCAGCAATCCCGACGGGCCGGAGACGGTCGACGTGCCCCTCGACGACGACATGGAACTCGTCGTGGTTCGCCGAGACGAGACGGAGATCGGGCCAGGCGAGTATCCTGCCCACCGACGCGAGGACGAGGAGACGCCGTCGAGCCTCGCTCATCCGGCGCAGTACGTCGATGGCCAGGCCGTGCAGGGAGAGCGGGTCATCGTCTGGCTGCTCATGGTCGGGGCGACGAGTCAGGTGCCCCACCCCACGGGGACGGCAAACTTCGTTACGTCGGCACAGCTGACGCTGTCCGGGTACTGAGAGCGATCGACGATGCCTCCGATCGACGACCGCGAGAACGCTCGTGTGACGGCGAAACCCTCGCGGAGAGCGTTCCTACGCGCGGCGGTTGCGAGCGGCGGAAGCGCCGCGCTCGCGGCCTGCCTCGACGATGAATCGTCGCTGGACGCTCCGTCGGGCGTGGCAGAGCCCGCCTCGCTTCCCGACCGACAGCACGCCTGGAACGACGCGTTGCCGAGGGATGGAGACGGAAACGTTAGACCGCCCGCCCACCACGTCTTCCTCGGCCTGTCGCTGACGAGCGAACCGGACGCCGCGGCTCGGGAGACCGTGGCAACGGCGCTGCGCGAGGTCGAGCAGGCCCTCGAGTGGAGCGGGGACGGGGTCCTCTTTACGATCGGCTATACCCCGGCGTACTTCGACCGATTCGACGCGTCGCTCGACGACGCCGTCGACCTTCCGGAGCCGGATCCGATCGTCGTCCTCGCCGTCGAAAGCAACGCAACGGTTGATACGAACGACGCGCTGGTACACCTTGCGAGCGACGACGCCGCCGTGGTGCTCGCCGTCGAAGCGGCCCTGTTCGGCGAGCGTGGCCGGCTCAACGGCCGATCGCTGTCGGCGACGCTCGACGCGGTCTTCGAGCGATCGACCCGTCGAACCGGCTTCGTCGGTCCGGGCCTTCCGGCCGACCGACAGGACGGTCTCGAGGGAATCCCCGAGGGCGAGCCGGTGCCCGACGCGGCCCCGTTCTTCATGGGCTTCCGGTCGGGCTTCCGAGAGAGCCAGGCGACCGAAGATCGGGTCACGATTCAGGAGGGACCCTTTGCCGGCGGAGCGACGCAACACTTCGAGACCCTCGAACTCGACCTTGACGTCTGGTTCGAAGAGAGCGACCACGAGCAGCGCGTCGCACGGCTGTTCAGTCCCGAGCACGCCGAGCGAGGGGCGGTCGGCGAGTACGGCGAACGCCTCGGGGCCGAAACCGGCGTCGACGCGGTCACCGACGCGATCCACGAACACGCCCGGAAGGACGGCGTCGTGGGGCACGCCCAAAAACTCGCTCGAGCGCGCGAGGACGGCGAGCCGGTGTTGCTCCGGCGGGACGTCAACACGACCGACGGCGACGCCGCCGGGCTCCACTTTCTCTCCCTGCAGCGGGAGATCGGTGAGTTCACCCGCGTGAGGGAGGCGATGGTCGGCGAGGAGTTCGGCCGGTACGGGCTCGGGCCGCGCCAAAGTAACGGGATCCTCCAGTATCTCCGAGTCCGACGGTGGGGAAGCTACCTCGTGCCGCCGCGGGCGCATCGGGCGCTCCCGACGCCCGCCCCCGAGCCGTGAGCGGCAGCGGACGGAATCCTCGCCGAGTCCACCTCGCTACCGAACCGTTTCTGAGGAGCGGACGGCGACCGATTTCGGTCGCGGCGCGACGACGGTCGACGAGCGTCGGAGGGACGCTTTCACTTCCGGGACGACCAGTCGAGGATCCCATCCGTCACCACCGCCATCGACGTGGCCCCTGCAATTTGTTCGGTGGAGACCGTTCGTACGGTATCGTTAGCTCGCAAACAGCCCCCTGAATTTAACTGTACTTTTGTCGCATGCCCGCCATGACATTCGGCCACATGCCGCTGCAGCTGGGGGGCCTGGCGCCGGTCGTTTCGCTCGTAATTGGCGTCGCAGCGATCGTGTTTCTCCTGATCGTCCTCGATCTGCCACCGTTCGTCGCGCTCGTCCTCTCGGGGTTTGCCGTCGGCACCGTCACGCCCGCGATCCCCTTCCCCGAGGTTCCGGGGGAGTACGCCGGCGCGTTCGGCGACGGAATGGCCGGGATCGGGATCCCGATCCTGATGGCGGCGGTCATCGGAAAGGCGATGATCGAGAGCGGCGCCGCGGACCGGATCGTCCGCGGGTTCACCGCGCTCTTCGGACAGGAGCGAACCGAATTCTCGCTGTTCGGCAGCAGCTTCGTGATCGCGATCCCGGTGTTCTTCGACAACGTGTTCTACCTGCTCGCGCCGCTCGCGCGAGCGGCCCGCTCCCGGACGGGCGCCGATTACACGCTGTTCATCGTCGCCGTGGGTGCCGCCGGGGCCGTCACCCACGGGTTCGTCCCGCCGACGCCTGGCCCGCTGCTCGCGGCGAACGAACTCGACGCCAACATCGGCACCACGATCGTTATCGGCGTCCTGACCGCCGCCCCGACCGCGATTATCGCCGGCCTAGGCTACGGCTACTGGATCAATCGGCGACTCAACATTCCCCTTCGCGACGCGATGGGGACCACGGTCGAGGAAGTCCAGGAGAAGGTCGATACCCCGACCAGCGCCCTGCCGGGGTTGTTCGAGTCCCTGCTCCCGATCCTCCTAGCGGTCCTCCTCGTCGCTTCGAACACCTTCGTCGAAACGTTCGTCGGCGAGGACTCGGCGGCGGCGGCCTTCACCGGCTACGTCGGCGATCCGAACTTCGCGCTGACGATCGCCGCGCTGTCGGCGGCATACACGTTCTACCGCGTGAGCGAGTTCGGCGACGAGGAGTTCTCCGACGAACTCACGGACGCGCTCAAAAGCGGCGGGAACATCGCGGCGATCACCGCCGCCGGCGGCGCGTTCGGCGCGATGCTCGCCGAAGCGGGCGTCGGCGAGTACATCGCGGGCGGGCTGGAAAACGTCGGGCTGGGGCTGCTCGTGACGGCGTGGGTGATCGCCGCCGGCGTCCGCGTCGTTCAGGGATCGGCGACCGTCGCGATCGTCACCACGGCCGGGATTATGGCGCCGTTTACGGGCGAATTGACGGTCAACGCGGCCTACCTCGTCATGGTGATCGGGGCGGGCGCAACCTTCTGTTCGTGGTACAACGACAGCGGCTTCTGGATCGTCAAGGAGATCGGCGGACTCACGCAGGCAGAGACGCTCAAAACGTGGACCGTGGCGACGATTCTGATCGGGATCGTCGGCCTACTCAGCACGCTCGTTCTCTCGACGGTCCTCCCGCTCGCCTGAGATCGTCCCGGCTCACCTGCTCGCCGCCGTCGATCGCATCGACACTGGCGATAGCGCACCGCCGACGACCGGTGACCCGACCTGGATTTGCCCACGTTAGAAGTCGCGAAATTCAACCGACCGGTACTATTTAATATCGGTACGTGATGGCCCGCGATATGAGCGAGCTGTTAACGCAGAGCCTCGTCGGCAAGTCGATCGTCGGCACCGACGGCACCGTGTTCGGGACGCTGTACAACATCACGATGGACGTCGAATCCGGTGCGCTCCAGTCCCTCGTCGTCGACCCCGGAAGCCGATTCTCGACGTCGAGCAGCGTCCGGACCGACGACGACGGTCGACTGCGGATCCCCGTCAATCGGGTCACGACGGTCAACGATCAGATTATCGTCCGTTACCGCGAGTAGGCGCCCGTCGCGCCCGCGAGTTTCGGTCGCCTGGCCGGTCGGCGAGAGCGAACCCGCGCCGCGATTTTACTGACGCCGACCGTCGACGCGCTTACTCGCTGGCCGCGTCTCCAGTCGAATCGCCCTCGGACTCTTCGACGAGTTCGAAATCGGTCGAGCCGCAGGAGCAGCCCTCCTGACCGATGATTCGGATCTCGCCGTCCGGCCACTGTCGCGCCGCGTAGACGGATCCACAGGCTGTACACGCTGCGAGCACTCTCGTGACATCGTCTTTATGTGCCATCCCCACCCGAGAAATCACAAAACTCGGGAATGAAACTTTCCACTTGGGAACGGTTCGCGATGCTCTGACATCGCACGAGAGGAAACAAGACTCCCTGAGAAGGGTTCATTCCGGATGAACGATATACCCCCGTGCTTCGAGTTCCTCGAGTACTTCGTCGGGAACCGCCGCTTCGGGCGCGCTCGTGTCGGCGTACGTGAGTTCGTTGTCGCCGACGACTTCGAACGCGTAGTCGGTTCCCTCGTAATCGACCACGACCCGGGCGTCCTCGATCGTGAAATCCATCGGAATCGGTCGGGGCTACGCCCACGCGTCGCATAAAATTGGGCCGGGAATGGGCCGGTATCCCGGCCCGCTGTGAGCCCCCTCTTTTCAGGGGAAAGCCGCCGTCTATTACCCTCTCGTGACGTCGGTTCGGGTATGGAAGAAACGATGTTTCTCGCCGCGTTCACTCGCCTCGTCGGTCGACGACCGTCAGCCGATCGAGGGAGATACCGACCGCACTCGTTCGAACCGAGAATCGGCTCGGCGACCGTCGACTGCGGCTTCCGGACCGCACCGAGCGCCGCCGAACCGGGCGACGGTGACTGCGATCGGGCGGTCCGTGCCGGCGGTGGGGTCGGATGACGGTCATCGAGCCGCTCGGCCACCACGAACTGTTCCTGGTCGTCGCCCAGCTCGCGGTGTTGCTGTTCGTCGCGCGAGCGCTGGGCGAAGCGTTCAGTTCGATCGGGCAACCCGCCGTCGTCGGCGAACTCCTCGCCGGCGTCGTCCTCGGGCCGTCCATTCTCGGCGTCGTCGCGCCGGGGCTCTACGCCGGTCTCTTCGAGGTCTCCCCGGCCCAGTTTCACTTGCTGGAGATCGTGTCGTGGATCGGGCTGATCATGCTCCTCGTCGTCACCGGCCTCGAGACCGATATCGATCTCATCGTCAGTAAGGGACGGACGGCGATCATCCTCTCGCTCGGAGGTATCCTCGTCCCGTTCGCGACCGGCTTCGGGTTGGGCTGGATTCTCCCGGTGGAATTCATCGCCGCGCCCGAACAGCGGCTCGTGTTCAGCCTGTTCATCGCGACGGCGATGAGCATCTCCGCGATTCCGGTGATCGCGAAGGTGCTCATCGAACTCGACGTGATCCGTCGGGACATCGGCCAGCTCATCCTCGCTGCGGGAATGGTCGACGACACGCTCGGCTGGATCCTGCTCGCGACCGTCGCCGGGCTCGCGCGAAGCGGCGTCGTCGACGTGAACGCGGCGGTGACGACGATCCTCTCGGTCGTCGTCTTCCTCGGGGTCGCGTTCACCGTCGGCCGGCGCCTCGTCAGCGAGATCGTGCGGTGGGTAGACAACGTCATCGGCGGCGAGGCGTCGATGATAACCGCGCTGATGGTCCTCGCCCTCAGCGTCGGAGCGATCACGCAGTACATGGGTCTCGAGGCGATCCTCGGCGCGTTCGTCGTCGGCATCCTCGTCGGCCAGGTCAAGCGCTTCGACTACCACCTGCGTCACACGTTCGAAGTGATGACTCTCGGCGTCTTCGCGCCGATCTTCTTCGCCATCGCCGGCCTGCGGATGGACGTCGCGAGCCTGGCGGATCCGACGGTGCTCGCGGTCGGGCTCATCGTGCTGGGAGTCGCGTGCTTCGGGAAGTTCGCCGGCATCGTGGGCGCCGCGCGCCTGGCCGGCCTCTCCCGCTGGGAGGGGATCACGATCGGCGGCGGGATGAACGCCCGCGGCGCGATGGAGATCATCGTCGCGACGATCGGGCTCGGACTGGGGATCTTGACGTCGGACATGTACAGCATCATCGTCATGGTCGCGATCGTCACGTCGCTGATGGCGCCCGCGATCATGCGCTGGTCGATCCCGAAGATCGAGATGACCGACGACGAGCGACGGCGGCTCGAACTGGAGGGCCAGCAGCGACGGAGCTTCGTCGGCGGGCTCACGACGGTCCTGTTGCCGACTCGCTGCAGTACCGATTCGCAGTTTGCCGCCCGGTTGGCCGGATCGCTGAGCCGCGGTCAGGGGATCGAGGTGACGAGCATGTACCTCGAGCGCGGCGACGGTGGCGAACGCGGTGCGCTGGCTCCACTCCGATCGCTGTTCGGGAGGCGGACGAGGGCGGCCCGCGGTGACGGCGGGACGGCGCCGAACGATAGAAACCCTGACGGGAACGGACCCGCCGGTCGAGACGGCCGGGTCGACGCCAACGGCGGCGACGACTCGCGTCGCGAGAGGGCGGATCGCTGCCGGGAGCTGATGGAACGCCGACTCGATCTCCCGCGCTCGCAGACCAGGTCCATCGTTCGGGCGGAACGAACGAGCGCGAAGGACACGGTGATTCGGGAGGCCGGAGAGGGCTACGATATGCTGGTACTCGGCGCGTCAGAGCGTGGGACCCGCGCCGACGCCCCGTTGTTCAGCGCAACCATCGACGAGATCATTCGCGACGCTCCGTGCCCGGTGCTGGTCGCGAGCACGAACCGCGACGAGGCGGGCGCGCGGAGCGGGGACGACCGCTCCGTACGGCGCATCCTCTTACCGACCGTCGGCGCCGAGTACAACCACCACGCCGCTGAGGTGGCCTACACCATCGCGCGCGATCAGGACGCGGTCGTCGATGTCGTCCACGTCGTCGCTCCCCCGCAGGTGGACGACGTGTTCGTCGATCGACCGGGCGTGGAATCGGGGGTGCGTCTCGGCGAGCGAATCGTCGAGGAAGAGGCGGCGCCCGGTCGCCAGCTCGGCGTGGCGGTCGACACGAATGTGATCGTCGGCGAGCGGGAGCCGGAGAAGGAGTTGACGGCGCTCACTCGGACGGAAGCGTACGACCTCGTCCTCCTCGGCAGTAGCCTCCGCCCGCTCACCGGTCGCGCGTTCTTCGGTCACCGCGTCGAATACGTGTTCAAACACGCCGCCTGTCCCGTCGCGGTGCTCGCGTCGATGTGAGCGGACGGTGGCGGATCGGCCGCGCGAATTACCGCCAGCTACCCGACAGCTGGCGCTCGTACGTTACGGCGGTCGTGACCCTGTCGTTCCGTCAGTCACGGCAGAGAGAACATCGTCGGTCGCCAGCTATCGAGTCGGTCGCTTGACTATTCGTTGAGATGAGATCGATATCCTTTGGGTTCGAATCCACGCCGGCAGATCACGCGCTTTCGCCCCACGGTGATCGCGCTGATCTGGTTGTCGTCCTCCATCCGATCGATGACGTCCTCGAGTCGGTCTTGGGACCAGCCAGTCTCCTCGCAGACGGTCGATTGATCGACGCGGCCGCCGCGTTTGACGAGTAGCCTGAGAACCTTGTCCTCGTCTCGCAGCTCCCGTTCGTCGACGCCGTACTCGATCTCTTCGGCGTAGCTTAACGTTTCGTCCTCGCGTTCCTCGTCCGGTTCGTCGGTCGTTGCCCCGGACTCGCCCGAGAGGGACTCGTCGGCCGAATCGCTCCAGAGAGACGAGAGGCGAGTCCAGAGTGTACTGAATACCATGTGTTGTTCACGCTCCGTTGGGACTGTCACAGCTTGAACGCCCACCTACCTTGATTTTATGCTCCATGCGTTACACGACTGCGAACCGTCAGTTATGGCGTGACTATCGTGACGGTGCCGCCATCGAATAGCGACCACCTTGCGGGTCGCAAGTCAGTTATCACTTTCGGCGACCGACAGGCTCGCCGACCAACGAACCGACGTCGGTCCGCGAGCGCCGACCGCAGACGCGAGAACGGCGGTAGACACCGATTTCCCGCGAACCCGGTTCGATCGCACTCCGCTCGGCGCTGCGACCGCAAAGCGAGCGACCGCACCGGCGGTTCCGTCAGCACCGGTCTCTCTCGAGATACGCGTCGGCGAGCGAGTCGAGCGCCTCGTGGTGGTTCGTCGAGTGGGGCGCGGTCAACGGCGAAACGCTGATCCGCCCCTCGACGACGGCTCGCCGGTCGGTTCCCGCCGGATCGGGTAGCGAGTCGGGAGTCATATCGTCCCAGACCCGGTCGTGGAG
It includes:
- a CDS encoding S1 family peptidase — its product is MPHSGKHPRDDVNPLFRKLTPIGYHYNGRNNQRFVGTGFFYFHQWGLDDYDDPSLPSTGPYLVTNKHVINPPDKSDPDSLIIHIRQSRAIRETTRKTVDLYDSDGSKKWREHPDNEWIDIAVLPLDFDIKSAHAFHRADIPNYGNAVSGGDVAKVIGYPNLLTDFHYLPIMRDALISSPYQVAYHDSPYFFIDSRLHNGMSGSPVIHIPDYYELNDVESDLKISDEEEELIDSLRVTGPAKRQSPTLLGIHSDEEFETESRLSLDDIRDKITDDNSEPGLEDYLEELDNRLMSVEQDSGLNRVWHANLLDDIIRNCDNEDVGTV
- a CDS encoding DUF7405 family protein; this translates as MPPIDDRENARVTAKPSRRAFLRAAVASGGSAALAACLDDESSLDAPSGVAEPASLPDRQHAWNDALPRDGDGNVRPPAHHVFLGLSLTSEPDAAARETVATALREVEQALEWSGDGVLFTIGYTPAYFDRFDASLDDAVDLPEPDPIVVLAVESNATVDTNDALVHLASDDAAVVLAVEAALFGERGRLNGRSLSATLDAVFERSTRRTGFVGPGLPADRQDGLEGIPEGEPVPDAAPFFMGFRSGFRESQATEDRVTIQEGPFAGGATQHFETLELDLDVWFEESDHEQRVARLFSPEHAERGAVGEYGERLGAETGVDAVTDAIHEHARKDGVVGHAQKLARAREDGEPVLLRRDVNTTDGDAAGLHFLSLQREIGEFTRVREAMVGEEFGRYGLGPRQSNGILQYLRVRRWGSYLVPPRAHRALPTPAPEP
- a CDS encoding GntP family permease, translating into MTFGHMPLQLGGLAPVVSLVIGVAAIVFLLIVLDLPPFVALVLSGFAVGTVTPAIPFPEVPGEYAGAFGDGMAGIGIPILMAAVIGKAMIESGAADRIVRGFTALFGQERTEFSLFGSSFVIAIPVFFDNVFYLLAPLARAARSRTGADYTLFIVAVGAAGAVTHGFVPPTPGPLLAANELDANIGTTIVIGVLTAAPTAIIAGLGYGYWINRRLNIPLRDAMGTTVEEVQEKVDTPTSALPGLFESLLPILLAVLLVASNTFVETFVGEDSAAAAFTGYVGDPNFALTIAALSAAYTFYRVSEFGDEEFSDELTDALKSGGNIAAITAAGGAFGAMLAEAGVGEYIAGGLENVGLGLLVTAWVIAAGVRVVQGSATVAIVTTAGIMAPFTGELTVNAAYLVMVIGAGATFCSWYNDSGFWIVKEIGGLTQAETLKTWTVATILIGIVGLLSTLVLSTVLPLA
- a CDS encoding PRC-barrel domain-containing protein; amino-acid sequence: MSELLTQSLVGKSIVGTDGTVFGTLYNITMDVESGALQSLVVDPGSRFSTSSSVRTDDDGRLRIPVNRVTTVNDQIIVRYRE